A single region of the Erythrobacter sp. HL-111 genome encodes:
- a CDS encoding SDR family NAD(P)-dependent oxidoreductase gives MSITVDLSGRTALVTGASSGLGARFGRILAANGARVALGARRRDRLEALAAEIGPNAAAIAMDVAHEADVIAGYDAAEAAFGTVDTVIANAGIDGAGLMTEISEAEIERTLAINLKGAILTAREGARRMMAAGVTNGRIVLVASITAFEPSPGLVAYAASKAGVVQAARSMAREWARAGICVNTISPGYIRTAINDEWFDTEGGRKQIARFPRKRLMEESGLDGPVLFLCSDAAEFVTGADFVLDDGQTL, from the coding sequence ATGAGCATCACCGTCGACCTGTCGGGGCGCACCGCCCTCGTCACCGGCGCGTCCTCCGGGCTGGGCGCGCGTTTCGGACGCATTCTCGCCGCGAACGGCGCGCGCGTCGCGCTGGGCGCGCGGCGCAGGGACCGGCTGGAGGCGCTTGCCGCCGAGATCGGACCGAATGCCGCCGCGATCGCGATGGATGTCGCGCACGAGGCCGACGTGATCGCGGGCTACGACGCCGCCGAAGCCGCCTTCGGCACGGTCGACACCGTGATCGCCAATGCGGGGATCGACGGGGCGGGCCTCATGACCGAGATCAGCGAGGCGGAGATCGAGCGCACGCTGGCGATCAACCTCAAGGGCGCGATCCTGACCGCGCGCGAAGGGGCGCGGCGGATGATGGCGGCGGGCGTGACCAACGGGCGCATCGTCCTCGTCGCCTCGATCACCGCCTTCGAGCCCTCCCCCGGCCTTGTCGCCTATGCCGCGAGCAAGGCGGGCGTGGTCCAGGCCGCGCGCAGCATGGCCCGCGAATGGGCGAGAGCCGGCATCTGCGTCAACACGATCTCGCCCGGCTACATCCGCACCGCGATCAACGACGAATGGTTCGACACCGAGGGCGGCAGGAAGCAGATCGCGCGCTTCCCGAGGAAGCGGCTGATGGAGGAAAGCGGCCTCGACGGGCCGGTGCTGTTCCTGTGCTCGGACGCGGCGGAGTTCGTGACCGGCGCGGACTTCGTGCTGGACGACGGGCAGACGCTGTAA
- a CDS encoding biotin/lipoyl-containing protein yields the protein MATEIRIPKLGMSATEMTLVEWMFGDGEEVQKGEVIYTVETDKSTTEIEAQASGTIRPTGEEGKVYKVGDLIGTIE from the coding sequence ATGGCGACCGAGATTCGCATTCCCAAGCTCGGCATGAGCGCGACCGAGATGACCCTCGTCGAATGGATGTTCGGCGACGGCGAGGAAGTCCAGAAGGGCGAGGTGATCTACACCGTCGAAACCGACAAGAGCACGACCGAGATCGAGGCGCAGGCCTCCGGCACGATCCGCCCGACGGGCGAGGAGGGCAAGGTCTACAAGGTCGGCGATCTTATCGGCACGATCGAATAG